Proteins from one Actinomycetota bacterium genomic window:
- a CDS encoding plastocyanin/azurin family copper-binding protein codes for MLPKALALAGLLVLGWAVVALAGSGDKVPVEIKYSRFEPDEIRLEAGEEVTFVIYNDDPIDHEFILGDRAVQDRHERGTEAHHGEIPTEVSVPAGETVETTVTFDEPGNMILGCHLPGHYAYGMKARVTIS; via the coding sequence GTGCTGCCTAAAGCCCTTGCTCTGGCCGGCCTGCTGGTGCTCGGCTGGGCCGTGGTGGCCCTGGCCGGCTCCGGCGACAAGGTGCCGGTCGAGATCAAGTACTCCCGCTTCGAGCCGGACGAGATCCGGCTCGAAGCGGGGGAGGAAGTCACGTTTGTCATCTACAACGACGACCCCATCGACCACGAGTTCATCCTCGGTGACCGGGCGGTTCAGGACCGCCACGAACGGGGGACCGAGGCGCACCACGGCGAGATCCCGACCGAGGTCTCGGTGCCGGCCGGAGAGACCGTCGAGACCACGGTGACGTTCGACGAGCCGGGCAACATGATCCTCGGTTGCCACCTGCCGGGGCACTACGCCTACGGGATGAAGGCCAGGGTCACGATCTCCTGA
- a CDS encoding DUF2330 domain-containing protein yields MRRLLIVPFVLVFLTATAGAAFACAGVFSPNGNVNLLRTSTLAGYADGIEHYVTSFTFSGGGGEFGSVVPLPGVPTTVERGGDWTLQRLNREVTPVREVFAAGNLATAARADSAEVLLETTIDALDITILKGGGDEVGTWAKDNGFLLAPDAPEVLDFYADRSPIFMAAKFNAAAAEERGQAIGEGTPIHLSIPTDNPWVPLRILGLGKQEIERVEADVFLLTESEPELIIPSDGLILERSEQGSDSLIADLRSDKGMEWIPEDGMWLSYLRVDSAAGDLTYDLAVDVEGEAPSTVDAGLARVDSPPAVDDSLPIGLLAGVALVVAVLGVGAGRWSLRRAA; encoded by the coding sequence ATGCGACGTCTGTTGATCGTCCCGTTTGTCCTGGTGTTTCTTACGGCCACCGCCGGAGCCGCGTTCGCCTGCGCCGGAGTCTTCTCGCCCAACGGCAACGTCAACCTGCTGCGCACCAGCACCCTGGCCGGTTACGCCGACGGGATCGAGCACTACGTCACCTCGTTCACCTTCTCGGGCGGCGGGGGCGAGTTCGGCTCGGTCGTCCCGCTTCCCGGCGTGCCGACGACCGTCGAGCGGGGCGGCGACTGGACCCTTCAGCGCCTCAACCGTGAGGTGACCCCGGTGCGCGAGGTGTTTGCTGCCGGCAATCTGGCGACCGCGGCAAGGGCCGACTCCGCCGAGGTTCTGCTCGAAACCACCATCGACGCCCTGGACATCACGATCCTGAAGGGCGGCGGCGACGAAGTGGGCACCTGGGCCAAGGACAACGGGTTCCTGCTGGCGCCCGATGCCCCGGAGGTCCTGGACTTCTACGCCGACCGGAGCCCGATCTTCATGGCGGCCAAGTTCAACGCCGCCGCCGCCGAGGAGCGAGGCCAGGCGATCGGCGAGGGAACCCCCATCCATCTCAGCATCCCCACCGACAACCCGTGGGTGCCGCTGCGGATCCTCGGACTGGGCAAGCAGGAGATCGAGCGGGTGGAGGCCGATGTCTTCCTGCTCACCGAGTCCGAGCCCGAGCTGATCATTCCCTCCGACGGGCTGATTCTCGAGCGCAGTGAGCAGGGCTCGGACAGCCTGATCGCCGACCTGCGTTCCGACAAGGGCATGGAGTGGATTCCCGAGGACGGCATGTGGCTCAGCTACCTGAGGGTCGACTCGGCGGCGGGGGACCTCACCTACGACCTGGCGGTCGACGTCGAGGGCGAGGCGCCCTCCACCGTGGACGCCGGCCTGGCGAGGGTGGACTCTCCCCCCGCGGTCGACGACAGCCTTCCGATCGGACTGCTCGCCGGGGTTGCGCTGGTCGTGGCGGTCCTCGGCGTAGGCGCCGGCCGGTGGAGCCTGCGGCGTGCTGCCTAA
- a CDS encoding M3 family oligoendopeptidase → MSTATKTTGAEKVFWNLDDIYKGSEDPKFATDIDAAKRAAHNFRDKYYGKVGQLNAVGLRNAVADLEKITADLMRPSIYAMLRYATDTADPARGALRQRMLEMSTVLSSETLFFVLEWVEIDDERAERLLNDSDLAKYRHHLQAERRYKQFVLSEPEERILAEKAATSEAAWARLFEELTADVRPVVDGEELIWEQAMSLLQQPDRELRRKAAEAITKALEPGLRTRTFILNTVLLDHATNDRLHGYPTWLSSMNLYNETSDDAVNALVDAVTKRYDIPRRYYALKAKLLGIDKLADYDRMAPISDDPTFVSWDEARKLVTEAYSSFSEEAGKVITEFFDKKWIHAAQMPTKMTGAFCMTTIPDAHPYVLMSYTGERRSVLTLAHELGHGLHGYLAGDQTLFNAETPLTLAETASVFGEALTFGKLLEAEKDPKKRLALLVGRLDDSVATVFRQIAFNRFEDAIHNARREHGELAPEDISAMWLKTQRDVLGDSVEISDGYKIWWSYIPHFIRTPGYVYAYAFGFLFSLAIYQRYLKEGEALIEPYLGLLRAGGSDSPEALAKQVGLDVSDASFWSGGLDSLDALLTEAEELAKEVQG, encoded by the coding sequence ATGAGCACAGCAACCAAGACCACCGGCGCGGAAAAAGTCTTTTGGAACCTTGACGACATCTACAAGGGCTCCGAGGACCCGAAATTCGCGACCGACATCGACGCCGCCAAGCGCGCCGCCCACAACTTCCGGGACAAGTACTACGGCAAGGTCGGCCAGCTCAACGCAGTCGGCCTGCGCAACGCCGTGGCCGACCTGGAAAAGATCACCGCCGACCTGATGCGGCCCTCCATCTACGCGATGCTGCGCTACGCCACCGACACTGCCGACCCGGCCCGGGGCGCCCTTCGCCAGCGGATGCTCGAGATGTCAACGGTTTTGTCGTCCGAAACCCTGTTTTTTGTGCTGGAGTGGGTGGAAATCGACGACGAGCGCGCCGAACGCCTGTTGAACGACTCCGACCTGGCCAAGTACCGGCACCACCTGCAGGCGGAGCGCCGCTACAAGCAGTTCGTGCTCTCCGAGCCGGAGGAGCGGATCCTCGCCGAGAAGGCCGCTACCAGCGAAGCCGCCTGGGCGCGTCTCTTCGAGGAGCTAACCGCCGATGTCCGCCCTGTGGTCGACGGTGAGGAGCTGATCTGGGAGCAGGCCATGTCCCTGCTCCAGCAGCCGGACCGGGAGCTTCGCCGCAAGGCAGCCGAGGCGATCACCAAGGCCCTGGAGCCGGGCCTTCGAACCCGTACCTTCATCCTGAACACGGTGCTTTTGGACCACGCCACCAACGACCGCCTGCACGGCTACCCCACGTGGCTGTCGTCGATGAACCTCTACAACGAGACCTCGGACGATGCGGTCAACGCCCTGGTCGACGCAGTCACCAAGCGTTACGACATCCCCCGCCGCTACTACGCCCTAAAGGCCAAGCTGCTCGGCATTGACAAGCTGGCCGATTACGACCGGATGGCCCCGATCAGCGACGACCCGACCTTCGTCTCCTGGGACGAGGCCAGGAAGCTGGTCACCGAGGCCTACAGCTCCTTCTCTGAAGAGGCAGGCAAGGTGATCACCGAGTTCTTCGACAAAAAGTGGATCCACGCCGCGCAGATGCCCACCAAGATGACCGGCGCCTTCTGCATGACCACCATCCCCGACGCCCACCCTTACGTGCTGATGAGCTACACCGGCGAGCGCCGGTCGGTTCTGACCCTGGCCCACGAGCTGGGCCACGGCCTGCACGGCTACCTGGCGGGCGACCAGACCCTGTTCAACGCCGAGACGCCGCTGACCCTGGCGGAGACCGCATCGGTGTTCGGCGAGGCTCTGACCTTCGGCAAGCTGCTGGAGGCCGAGAAGGACCCGAAGAAGCGCCTGGCGCTGCTGGTGGGCCGGCTGGACGACTCGGTCGCCACAGTCTTCCGCCAGATCGCCTTCAACCGTTTCGAGGACGCCATCCACAACGCCCGCCGGGAGCACGGCGAACTGGCGCCCGAGGACATCTCGGCGATGTGGCTGAAGACGCAGCGGGACGTCCTGGGCGACTCGGTGGAGATCAGCGACGGCTACAAGATCTGGTGGAGCTACATCCCCCACTTCATCCGCACGCCGGGTTACGTCTACGCCTACGCCTTCGGGTTCCTGTTCTCGCTGGCCATCTACCAGCGCTACCTGAAGGAGGGCGAGGCCCTGATCGAGCCGTATCTCGGCTTGCTGCGCGCCGGAGGCTCCGACTCACCGGAGGCCCTGGCCAAGCAGGTGGGCCTGGACGTCTCGGACGCAAGCTTCTGGTCCGGGGGCCTGGACTCGCTGGACGCCCTTCTGACCGAGGCCGAGGAGCTGGCGAAAGAAGTTCAGGGCTAA
- a CDS encoding acyl-CoA thioesterase has translation MSGAEATKTVKESRVVLAQHMGVSDSNLAGAVHGGTIMKLVDTAGGLAAMKFSGCPVVTAAIDELSFLEPVNLGDLVTVTASVNGVGDTSMEVGVKVETENVLTGETRHTSTAYLLYVALDAETKQPVRVPRLDCETAEERRRQRQAKARRKARTARREATLAARADADQAARRRQEAAEARRQARLAGKKEETPSAPSEEPVASAATDSGGEVRKWRRRESEPEPALVGATMSSSEQAADLSKWRRHTR, from the coding sequence ATGAGTGGCGCAGAAGCGACCAAAACCGTCAAGGAATCGCGAGTCGTCCTGGCTCAACACATGGGGGTGTCGGACTCCAATCTTGCTGGTGCAGTGCACGGTGGAACCATCATGAAGCTGGTGGACACCGCGGGAGGGCTTGCTGCCATGAAGTTCAGCGGCTGCCCGGTAGTGACGGCGGCAATCGATGAGCTGAGCTTTCTCGAACCCGTGAACCTCGGGGACCTGGTGACGGTAACCGCCTCGGTCAATGGTGTCGGCGACACGTCGATGGAGGTCGGTGTCAAGGTGGAAACCGAGAACGTCCTGACCGGCGAGACCCGACATACGTCGACCGCATACCTGCTGTACGTCGCCCTGGACGCTGAGACCAAGCAGCCCGTCCGGGTTCCTCGACTGGATTGCGAGACGGCCGAGGAGCGGCGACGGCAACGCCAGGCCAAAGCCAGGCGCAAAGCCCGAACGGCCCGCCGGGAGGCGACACTTGCCGCCCGTGCCGACGCGGACCAGGCAGCCCGGCGAAGGCAGGAAGCCGCCGAGGCGCGGCGCCAGGCGCGACTGGCCGGAAAGAAGGAAGAAACGCCATCCGCCCCTTCCGAGGAGCCGGTGGCCTCTGCAGCGACCGATTCGGGTGGCGAAGTGAGGAAGTGGCGCCGCCGGGAATCGGAACCCGAGCCGGCCCTTGTCGGCGCAACCATGTCGTCCTCCGAGCAGGCGGCCGACCTGAGCAAATGGAGAAGGCACACCCGCTAG
- a CDS encoding NADP-dependent oxidoreductase, giving the protein MDLPEPLVGPDIVLIRTAAAGLNPADFKIREGRMTGRYPHHFPIILGWDVSGVVEAVGPAVTAFKPGDRVCAYARKFCVEHGTYAEYVGVVEESVSPAPESVDLVHAAALPLASLTAMQTISALEVVSGETALIHGGSGGVGSYAVQLLADMGVTVLATAGPDKAGYLESLGAVPIDRHGDVVRQVQAVAPDGVDAVLDLAGGPEVVRASLPVMKDGARVGSILLPPDLGDDGESRGIKSRYVFVRPYGAQLADLAAHVDSGALRINVHETFPLENAADAHRALQAGGHTGKLVLTVSEA; this is encoded by the coding sequence ATGGATCTCCCGGAGCCGCTGGTGGGGCCGGACATCGTCCTGATACGGACGGCCGCAGCCGGCTTGAACCCTGCCGACTTCAAGATCCGTGAGGGCCGGATGACCGGCCGTTACCCCCACCACTTCCCGATCATCCTGGGCTGGGACGTGTCGGGCGTGGTCGAGGCGGTCGGGCCCGCCGTCACGGCCTTCAAGCCGGGGGACCGGGTGTGCGCCTACGCCAGGAAGTTCTGCGTCGAGCACGGCACCTACGCCGAGTACGTCGGCGTGGTGGAGGAGTCGGTTTCGCCGGCGCCGGAGTCGGTCGACCTCGTCCACGCGGCAGCGCTCCCGCTGGCGTCGTTGACCGCCATGCAGACGATCTCCGCGCTGGAGGTCGTTTCGGGCGAAACCGCCCTGATCCACGGGGGATCAGGCGGCGTCGGTTCCTACGCCGTGCAGCTTCTCGCCGATATGGGGGTCACCGTCCTCGCCACGGCCGGACCCGACAAGGCCGGCTACCTCGAGTCGCTCGGGGCGGTTCCCATCGACCGGCACGGAGACGTCGTCCGCCAGGTCCAGGCGGTCGCGCCTGACGGTGTCGACGCAGTGCTGGACCTCGCCGGCGGCCCCGAGGTGGTTCGCGCGTCGCTGCCGGTGATGAAGGACGGCGCCAGGGTGGGGTCGATCCTGCTTCCGCCCGACCTGGGCGACGACGGGGAAAGCCGGGGGATCAAGAGCCGGTACGTCTTCGTCCGCCCCTACGGGGCGCAGCTGGCCGACCTGGCCGCCCATGTCGACTCAGGAGCGCTGCGGATCAACGTGCACGAGACGTTTCCGCTGGAGAACGCCGCCGACGCCCACCGCGCCCTGCAGGCGGGGGGCCACACGGGCAAGCTCGTGCTGACCGTGTCTGAGGCTTAA
- a CDS encoding DHA2 family efflux MFS transporter permease subunit — MPEQEAPKSRWLVLVAMVFGLFMPMLDNLVVNVALPTMQRELDARVSDLQWIIDAYTLTFASFMLIGGSLGDLFGRKRFFMGGLVVFTLGSLACGLSGSTEQLIAFRAVQGLGAALLLPGSLSILTATFHGRERGTAIGIWAAMSGLAVAVGPLVGGYIVEHYSWETIFFINIPVGVLGFLLTALVVRESRDTTRARRVDLPGLVTGTGGLFLLVYALIEGGAEGWDSDLILGAFAGAAILLILFIVIELKSSNPMLPLHFFRNPTFAASNVVAASVFFALFGTTFFLALYLQNVRGFSPLETGVRLLPFTAAILLISPVAGRLSDKHGSRWLMTLGCLYAAGGMALLLRIEPNSSYESIILPAFIVLGSGMALTMAPMTAAVMGSVDPRHAGVASAATNTTRELGGVLGIALLGALVTTSFRDRLLENLSSAGIGNTAAQSIADRASGNAAAGGGTVEAFRQQVPAGTPDTVIAQVVTAAQDSFVDAIHSGLLVAVGFMLLAALVAAIFVRSHVRHGYVEESALDDYEEDEVRKAKRRAPAVAGQPQIDPRTEQVLREAFEPAPPSDPEPMPTTEWAPDEPPKPGRLERSERRRSAGVSPVRSEDTHYHQEFPEASPAGQATEADADDDEPATWATSGADPYNHLRMLMVDLPIKAGTGDVEQNLQEVALATLNYYQYGLSQPGGDALPVGVTNGAQSSTQEDIAIMAGYLDLEKRFGRVDNSLKTESAASHLMAALASRALQLGAAGARSNGAFVREAVAACLQGLRLPSAGATKPSGDADPDRLVYRRGTRRTPGSDR, encoded by the coding sequence TTGCCGGAACAAGAGGCTCCCAAGAGCAGGTGGCTCGTGCTGGTGGCCATGGTGTTCGGGCTGTTCATGCCGATGCTCGACAACCTGGTGGTCAACGTGGCCCTGCCGACGATGCAGCGGGAACTGGACGCCAGGGTCTCCGACCTGCAGTGGATCATCGACGCCTACACGCTCACGTTTGCCTCGTTCATGCTCATCGGCGGCTCCCTGGGAGACCTTTTCGGCCGAAAGAGGTTCTTCATGGGCGGCCTGGTGGTCTTCACCCTCGGCTCGCTGGCGTGCGGCCTCTCGGGCTCGACCGAACAGCTCATCGCATTCCGGGCGGTCCAGGGCCTGGGAGCGGCCCTGCTTCTTCCAGGGTCCCTGTCGATCCTCACAGCCACCTTCCACGGCAGGGAGAGGGGCACGGCCATCGGCATCTGGGCGGCGATGTCCGGTCTGGCGGTGGCGGTCGGCCCACTGGTCGGCGGGTACATCGTCGAGCATTACTCCTGGGAGACGATCTTTTTCATCAACATCCCGGTCGGGGTCCTCGGCTTTCTCCTCACCGCCCTCGTGGTCCGGGAGTCGCGGGACACCACCCGGGCCCGCCGGGTCGACCTCCCCGGGCTGGTCACCGGCACCGGGGGCCTGTTCCTGCTGGTCTACGCCCTCATCGAAGGGGGCGCCGAGGGGTGGGACAGCGACCTCATCCTGGGGGCCTTCGCCGGCGCGGCGATCCTGCTGATCCTGTTCATCGTCATCGAGCTGAAGAGCAGCAACCCGATGCTCCCGCTCCACTTCTTCCGTAACCCGACATTCGCCGCATCGAACGTGGTCGCCGCTTCGGTGTTCTTCGCCCTGTTCGGAACGACGTTCTTCCTGGCCCTCTACCTGCAGAACGTCCGGGGGTTCTCGCCGCTGGAGACGGGGGTGCGACTGCTTCCGTTCACTGCGGCCATCCTTCTGATCTCGCCGGTAGCGGGGAGGCTGTCCGACAAACACGGCTCCCGCTGGCTCATGACGCTCGGCTGCCTGTACGCCGCAGGCGGAATGGCACTGTTGCTTCGTATCGAACCGAACTCGTCCTACGAGTCGATCATCCTCCCCGCCTTCATAGTGCTGGGATCGGGGATGGCGCTTACGATGGCCCCGATGACCGCTGCGGTCATGGGTTCGGTCGACCCCCGTCATGCAGGGGTGGCGTCGGCGGCAACCAACACCACCCGGGAGCTGGGAGGGGTGCTCGGCATCGCCCTGCTGGGGGCGCTGGTCACCACCTCGTTCAGGGACCGCCTGCTCGAGAACCTGAGCTCAGCCGGTATCGGCAATACCGCGGCGCAGTCGATTGCCGACCGGGCATCCGGTAACGCAGCGGCCGGCGGCGGGACGGTGGAGGCGTTCCGGCAGCAGGTGCCCGCGGGGACCCCGGACACGGTTATCGCCCAGGTGGTCACTGCAGCCCAGGACTCTTTTGTCGACGCAATCCACTCCGGGCTGCTGGTTGCGGTCGGTTTCATGCTCCTTGCGGCGCTGGTGGCGGCGATATTCGTCCGCAGTCACGTCAGACACGGATATGTCGAAGAATCAGCTTTAGACGATTACGAGGAGGACGAGGTGCGCAAGGCAAAAAGAAGGGCCCCGGCGGTTGCGGGACAGCCGCAGATCGATCCGCGTACCGAGCAGGTTCTGAGGGAGGCGTTCGAACCTGCGCCGCCCTCGGACCCGGAGCCGATGCCCACCACCGAGTGGGCGCCCGACGAGCCCCCGAAGCCGGGCCGGTTAGAGCGCAGCGAGAGGCGCCGGTCGGCGGGGGTCAGCCCGGTTCGTTCAGAGGACACCCACTACCACCAGGAGTTCCCCGAGGCGTCACCTGCCGGCCAGGCGACTGAAGCAGATGCGGACGACGACGAACCTGCGACCTGGGCGACCTCCGGCGCCGACCCCTACAACCACCTGAGGATGCTCATGGTCGACCTGCCCATCAAGGCCGGAACCGGCGACGTGGAGCAGAACCTCCAGGAGGTGGCGCTCGCCACCCTGAACTACTACCAGTACGGCCTCTCCCAGCCCGGCGGGGACGCGCTTCCGGTTGGGGTGACCAACGGCGCCCAGTCGTCGACCCAGGAGGACATTGCGATCATGGCCGGCTACCTGGACCTCGAAAAGCGGTTCGGACGGGTGGACAACTCGTTGAAGACCGAGAGCGCCGCTTCCCACCTGATGGCGGCGCTGGCGAGCAGGGCCCTGCAGCTGGGGGCGGCCGGGGCGCGGAGCAATGGAGCGTTCGTCAGGGAGGCCGTCGCCGCGTGCCTTCAGGGCCTCCGGCTCCCATCCGCCGGGGCAACCAAACCATCGGGCGACGCAGACCCCGATCGTCTCGTCTACCGTCGAGGGACCCGGAGGACGCCGGGCTCGGACAGATGA
- a CDS encoding TetR/AcrR family transcriptional regulator, with amino-acid sequence MRQAGVRSDILLAAERLILGSGIQAATTRAIAKAAGCAEGSIYRHFPGKNALVLEVVGSCFSEFAEALDDLSRRAGQGSVLHNLRGVAIRALGFYRAVLPVTSGVLSDPVLLKEHRTSFKPGDAGPAKALADVSDYLQREQSLGRVASGVAAVDCARMLLGTLFAQAFMEELTGERREDGAVVEGVLATLWAALRPVDEMIATSA; translated from the coding sequence ATGAGGCAGGCCGGGGTCCGGAGCGACATCCTCCTCGCCGCCGAGCGGCTGATCCTCGGCAGCGGTATCCAGGCGGCCACCACCCGGGCGATCGCCAAGGCGGCCGGCTGCGCCGAGGGCAGCATCTACCGCCACTTCCCGGGTAAGAACGCTCTGGTGCTTGAGGTCGTGGGCTCCTGTTTCTCCGAGTTCGCCGAGGCCCTGGACGACCTCTCCCGGCGAGCCGGCCAGGGCTCGGTGCTGCACAACCTCAGGGGGGTGGCGATTCGGGCACTGGGTTTCTACCGGGCGGTGCTGCCGGTGACCTCGGGCGTCCTGTCCGACCCGGTGCTACTCAAGGAGCACCGGACCTCGTTCAAGCCCGGAGACGCGGGGCCGGCGAAGGCCCTGGCCGACGTGTCGGACTACCTGCAACGCGAGCAGTCCCTCGGCCGGGTCGCCTCCGGAGTTGCAGCGGTCGACTGCGCCCGCATGCTCCTCGGAACCCTCTTCGCCCAGGCTTTTATGGAGGAGCTGACCGGCGAGCGGCGGGAGGACGGGGCCGTGGTGGAGGGCGTGCTGGCAACCTTGTGGGCGGCCCTCCGGCCGGTGGACGAGATGATCGCGACCTCGGCTTAG
- a CDS encoding YibE/F family protein, whose translation MHGHGHAHSHSGHRDEVPARTRRLLTLVTVPLVLLTLLGFVLLRPTERLDLSSAVELPTDLYNGTVTAINPVVCPGLENEPPNCREAEVRLTEGANEGDTVTFDIGDPNAVRVVEEGSKIVVARTEIEDGTFVYDFSDVQRGVPMAVLALIFAAVVIALGRMRGVAALVGIGVSLAILVQFVLPAILSGRNPLAVSVVGSSAVMFIALYMSHGVNVRTTSAMLGTLASLAITALLALIFVELTQLTGFASEEATYIQVASSNINLQGILLGGIIIGSLGVLDDVTVTQASAVWELHLANPATGAAELYRSAIRIGRDHIASTVNTLVLCYAGAALPLLILFTLAEARLGDVLTGELVAEEVVRTLVGSIGLVASVPITTALAVLVVGGSRRAATAEEVAAFE comes from the coding sequence GTGCACGGACACGGCCACGCCCACAGCCACAGCGGACACCGGGATGAGGTTCCCGCCCGAACCAGGCGCCTCCTCACCCTGGTCACCGTCCCGCTGGTGCTGCTGACCCTCCTCGGATTCGTCCTCCTCCGGCCGACCGAGCGGCTGGACCTCTCCTCCGCCGTCGAGCTTCCCACCGACCTCTACAACGGCACGGTCACTGCCATCAACCCGGTCGTTTGCCCCGGCCTGGAAAACGAGCCCCCCAACTGCCGGGAAGCCGAGGTCCGCCTTACCGAAGGCGCCAACGAGGGCGACACCGTCACCTTCGACATCGGCGACCCCAACGCCGTCCGGGTGGTCGAGGAGGGGAGCAAGATCGTCGTCGCCCGAACCGAGATCGAGGACGGCACGTTCGTCTACGACTTCTCCGACGTCCAGCGCGGCGTCCCGATGGCGGTTCTGGCCCTGATCTTCGCTGCGGTGGTGATTGCCCTCGGCCGGATGCGCGGGGTTGCGGCCCTGGTCGGCATCGGGGTGAGCCTGGCAATCCTGGTCCAGTTCGTGCTCCCTGCAATCCTGTCCGGACGAAACCCGCTGGCGGTGTCCGTGGTCGGCTCATCTGCAGTGATGTTCATCGCCCTCTACATGTCGCACGGCGTTAACGTGCGCACCACTTCGGCAATGCTCGGCACCTTGGCCAGTCTGGCGATTACCGCTCTCCTGGCATTGATCTTCGTGGAGTTGACCCAGCTGACCGGATTCGCCTCGGAGGAGGCAACCTACATCCAGGTCGCCAGCTCGAACATCAACCTGCAGGGCATCCTGCTGGGCGGCATCATCATCGGCTCGCTGGGGGTCCTCGACGACGTCACCGTCACGCAGGCGTCCGCGGTCTGGGAGCTCCACCTCGCCAACCCGGCGACGGGCGCCGCCGAGCTGTACCGGTCGGCGATCCGGATCGGCCGCGACCACATCGCCTCCACGGTCAACACGCTGGTCCTTTGTTATGCCGGCGCCGCCCTCCCCCTGCTGATCCTGTTCACCCTGGCCGAAGCCCGCCTCGGCGACGTCCTCACCGGCGAGCTGGTGGCCGAAGAGGTGGTCCGCACACTGGTGGGGAGCATAGGTTTGGTGGCTTCGGTTCCGATCACCACGGCGCTTGCCGTCCTGGTGGTCGGGGGGTCCCGCAGAGCGGCGACGGCCGAAGAGGTCGCAGCTTTCGAGTAG
- a CDS encoding peptidoglycan DD-metalloendopeptidase family protein: MPTPKRSFFVVSLALWLSLVVSATPAIAGPFPPQMPTPEEAARLQAQVAATSGKLAAAQKELDRLVAAYEAGQTAMENLGTEITAAEARHAALEGQLVSVQGSINQRASSNYRSGPTQLVNVLLGARTFRQLTTAMDLFEEVSANDTQTLNNVRQLKEETARLKTELDAKKIEQQRAIEGMKKRQRDMQGSLAGLAKQYEAVKTQLDSTKAGFAFPVKAPYSFVDTFLAPRAGYRKHEGVDIFAMSGTPVLSVVNGVIEQKGVNPLGGNKLWVRSPGDNWSYYYAHLAGYAPGIANGTRVKKGQVIGYVGNTGNAKTTPAHLHFETHVPSGAAANPYPILKRVNLIK; this comes from the coding sequence ATGCCCACCCCCAAGCGGTCTTTCTTCGTCGTCTCATTGGCGCTGTGGCTCTCTTTGGTCGTATCGGCGACGCCCGCGATCGCCGGGCCGTTCCCGCCCCAGATGCCGACTCCGGAGGAGGCGGCCCGGCTCCAGGCCCAGGTCGCTGCAACGTCAGGCAAGCTGGCGGCTGCGCAGAAGGAGCTCGACCGGCTGGTGGCCGCCTACGAAGCCGGACAGACCGCAATGGAGAACCTCGGCACTGAGATCACCGCCGCCGAGGCCCGGCACGCCGCGCTCGAAGGGCAGCTGGTCTCGGTCCAGGGTTCGATCAACCAGCGGGCCTCCTCGAACTACCGGTCCGGCCCGACCCAGCTGGTGAACGTGCTTCTGGGCGCCCGCACCTTCCGGCAGCTGACCACCGCGATGGACCTGTTCGAGGAGGTCTCGGCCAACGACACCCAGACCCTCAACAACGTCCGGCAGCTCAAGGAGGAGACCGCCCGGCTCAAGACCGAGCTCGACGCCAAGAAGATCGAGCAGCAGCGGGCGATCGAGGGCATGAAAAAGCGCCAGCGTGACATGCAGGGCTCCCTCGCCGGCCTCGCCAAGCAGTACGAGGCGGTCAAGACCCAACTCGACAGCACTAAGGCCGGCTTCGCCTTCCCGGTCAAGGCCCCCTACTCGTTCGTCGACACGTTCCTGGCGCCCCGAGCCGGCTACCGCAAACACGAGGGCGTGGACATCTTCGCCATGTCGGGTACCCCTGTCCTGTCGGTGGTCAACGGAGTCATCGAGCAGAAGGGCGTGAACCCCCTGGGCGGCAACAAGCTCTGGGTCCGCTCCCCCGGCGACAACTGGAGCTACTACTACGCCCACCTGGCCGGCTACGCCCCCGGCATCGCCAACGGCACCAGGGTGAAGAAGGGGCAGGTCATCGGGTACGTCGGCAACACCGGCAACGCCAAGACCACCCCCGCCCACCTGCATTTCGAAACGCACGTCCCATCCGGGGCGGCCGCCAACCCGTATCCGATTCTGAAGAGGGTGAACCTGATCAAATGA